One stretch of Ursus arctos isolate Adak ecotype North America unplaced genomic scaffold, UrsArc2.0 scaffold_37, whole genome shotgun sequence DNA includes these proteins:
- the LOC113266168 gene encoding LOW QUALITY PROTEIN: elongation factor 1-alpha 1-like (The sequence of the model RefSeq protein was modified relative to this genomic sequence to represent the inferred CDS: inserted 3 bases in 2 codons; substituted 1 base at 1 genomic stop codon) — protein MGKEKTHINIIVVGHVDLGGSTSTGHLIYKCGGIDKRTTEKFEKEAAEKGKGSFKYAWVSGKLKAEHERGITTNISLWKFETSKYYVTIVDAPGHRDFIXNMITGTSQADCAVLIVAAGVGEFEAGISKNGQTREHALLAYTLGVKQLITGVNRMDSTEPRYSQKRYKKIVKDVSTYVKKIGYNPNTVAFVPVSSWNGDYMPEPSANMLWFKEWKVTHKDGNASGTTLLEALDCILPPIHSTDKLLSLPLQNIYKIGGIGTVPVGXVETGVLKPGMVVTFAPANVTTKVKSVEMHHEALSETLPGDNVGFNVKNVSVKDVHCCNVADDSKNDPPMEASGFTSPVIIVNHPGQISAGYAPVLDCHTAHIACKFAELKEKIGRXSGKKLEDGPKVLKSGDVAIVDRVPGKPMCVESFSDYPSLGRFPVHDMGQTVAMGVIKALDKKAAGAGKATKSAQKAQRAKRILSPLPATPVLISGGRPVSELFVSLAI, from the exons atgggaaaggaaaagactcACATCAACATCATTGTCGTTGGACACGTAGATTTGGGTGGGTCTACCTCTACTGGTCATCTGATTTACAAATGTGGTGGGATCGACAAAAGAACTACTGAAAAATTTGAGAAGGAGGCTGCTGAGAAGGGAAAGGGCTCCTTCAAGTATGCCTGGGTCTCAGGTAAACTGAAAGCTGAACATGAACGTGGTATCACCACCAATATCTCCCTGTGGAAATTCGAGACCAGCAAGTATTATGTGACCATCGTTGATGCCCCAGGACACAGAGACTTTAT AAACATGATTACGGGCACATCTCAGGCTGACTGTGCTGTCTTGATCGTTGCTGCTGGTGTTGGTGAATTTGAAGCCGGTATCTCCAAGAATGGGCAGACCCGTGAGCATGCCCTTCTGGCTTACACACTGGGTGTAAAACAACTAATTACTGGTGTTAACAGAATGGATTCCACTGAGCCACGCTACAGCCAGAAGAGATACAAGAAAATTGTTAAGGACGTCAGCACCTACGTTAAGAAAATTGGGTACAACCCCAACACAGTAGCATTTGTGCCAGTTTCTAGTTGGAATGGTGACTACATGCCAGAGCCAAGTGCTAACATGCTTTGGTTCAAGGAATGGAAAGTCACCCATAAAGATGGGAATGCTAGTGGAACCACACTGCTTGAAGCTCTGGATTGCATTCTGCCACCAATTCATTCAACTGACAAGCTCTTGAGTCTGCCTCTCCAGAACATCTACAAAATTGGTGGTATTGGTACTGTCCCTGTGGGCTGAGTGGAAACTGGTGTTCTTAAGCCTGGCATGGTGGTCACCTTTGCTCCAGCCAATGTTACAACTAAAGTAAAGTCTGTTGAAATGCACCATGAAGCTTTGAGTGAGACTCTTCCTGGGGACAATGTGGGCTTCAATGTCAAGAACGTATCTGTCAAAGATGTTCATTGTTGCAATGTGGCTGATGACAGCAAAAATGACCCACCCATGGAAGCAAGTGGCTTCACGAGTCCGGTGATTATCGTGAACCATCCAGGCCAAATCAGTGCTGGATATGCACCTGTCCTGGATTGTCACACAGCTCACATTGCTTGCAAGTTTGCGGAGCTGAAGGAGAAGATAGGTC GTTCTGGAAAAAAGCTGGAAGATGGTCCCAAGGTCTTGAAATCTGGTGATGTTGCCATTGTTGATAGGGTTCCTGGCAAGCCTATGTGTGTTGAGAGCTTCTCTGACTATCCTTCTCTGGGCCGTTTTCCTGTTCATGACATGGGACAGACAGTTGCTATGGGTGTCATCAAAGCACTGGACAAGAAGGCAGCTGGAGCTGGCAAGGCCACCAAGTCTGCCCAGAAAGCTCAGAGGGCTAAACGAATATTATCGCCATTACCCGCCACCCCAGTCTTAATCAGTGGTGGAAGACCAGTCTCAGAACTGTTTGTGTCATTGGCCATTTAA